CGAAGTTCTTCTGGTGTTGGCGGCGCCGGTTTTTTATCGGCGTAAGGATTGGTTCCCACTTTAAAGTCGACGCGCAATGGTGTGCCATGCAACTGAAAAACTTCACGAAAAGTATTCGCCAGGTAGCGCCGGTAACTTTCAGGAACGTGATCGAGCATACTGCCATGCACAATCACCAAGGGTGGATTGGAACCGCCCTGATGCGCATAGCGCAGTTTAGGCCGCGACATTCCCCCGCGCGGCGGCGGATGCTTCTCAACCGCTGCAATTAAAGCACGGGTTAGCTTAGGTGTTGATAAATCGGCCATTGCAGCCGCATACGCTTTGTCGATCGCTGGCATTAATTTTTGGATACCGGTGCCATGCAATGCGGAAATATAGTGCAACTCGGCGAAACTTAAAAACGCCAGTTTACGATTGATCTCACGCTTAATACTGTCGCGTTGATAATCATCGAGTCCATCCCATTTATTCGCAGCGATAACCAATGCGCGGCCCGTTTCGAGAATAAACCCTGCAATATGCGCGTCTTGGTCGGAGATTTCCTGCCGGGCGTCCAAGACCAGAACCACGACATTAGCGTCTTCAATCGTTTGTAACGTTTTAATGACCGAGAATTTTTCGATAACTTCATGCACCTGGCCGCGACGACGTATTCCGGCCGTATCAATGAGTGTGTATTGCTTGTCTCGATGTATAAAATCGATATAAATGCTATCGCGTGTTGTGCCGGGTTGATCGAATGCGATAACACGCTCTTCCCCTAGCAATGAGTTGATCAGCGTTGATTTCCCGACATTCGGACGGCCGACAATGGCGATTTTGGGATGTTTATCTTTCGAATGTTCTTCGGCGACATCGGGGAAATCGCTAAGCACAAAATCCGCCAGCTCTTGGATATGATCGCCATGCATGGCCGATATGGCGCAAGGATCACCCAAACCTAATTCATAAAATTCTGCAGTGACAACGGCAGTGGCCATGCCTTCGGTTTTATTG
This is a stretch of genomic DNA from Nitrosomonas sp. sh817. It encodes these proteins:
- the der gene encoding ribosome biogenesis GTPase Der, producing the protein MKPILVLVGRPNVGKSTLFNRLTRTRDAIVADIPGLTRDRHYGTGRVGDKPYLVMDTGGLEPEVKDGIMHAMAKQTLQAIDEADKVLFIVDGRQGVTAHDRMIAEQLRKSGQKIVLVVNKTEGMATAVVTAEFYELGLGDPCAISAMHGDHIQELADFVLSDFPDVAEEHSKDKHPKIAIVGRPNVGKSTLINSLLGEERVIAFDQPGTTRDSIYIDFIHRDKQYTLIDTAGIRRRGQVHEVIEKFSVIKTLQTIEDANVVVLVLDARQEISDQDAHIAGFILETGRALVIAANKWDGLDDYQRDSIKREINRKLAFLSFAELHYISALHGTGIQKLMPAIDKAYAAAMADLSTPKLTRALIAAVEKHPPPRGGMSRPKLRYAHQGGSNPPLVIVHGSMLDHVPESYRRYLANTFREVFQLHGTPLRVDFKVGTNPYADKKPAPPTPEELRRAHNRRRRNRKKYG